One Brassica napus cultivar Da-Ae chromosome C4, Da-Ae, whole genome shotgun sequence genomic region harbors:
- the LOC125585974 gene encoding uncharacterized protein LOC125585974, translating to MALKACIDGWKHLRKVIVVDGTHMFGKYKGCLLTASGQDANFQVFPIAFAVVDNETNESWSWFFEKLTEIVEDGSDLSIVSDRANQICVAKDKWYPLSHHGCCLVHLQRNVDAKFKKRNQKQMVGRAAEVFKVSHFKRLYAEIKLTDKRCWDYLEKIDPRHWTRSHFEGERYNLMSSNIAESLNKALVHARDSPIMALFEFIRRMISRWFVSIQRKISKMSGEIPLCLLLNLRSCTCLEFQKVGIPCRHAIAAAMFRDLQHSEFVADAYLKKTWNETTKGVTLPVPDPQDLFIPSEVSDLIMLPPKTKRPPGRPPTKRKRSAGEIPVRPNLI from the exons ATGGCGCTGAAAGCTTGCATTGACGGGTGGAAGCATCTACGGAAGGTTATTGTGGTGGATGGTACTCATATGTTTGGGAAGTACAAAGGGTGTTTACTAACTGCAAGTGGGCAAGATGCCAATTTTCAGGTATTCCCTATAGCGTTTGCTGTTGTAGACAATGAAACAAACGAGTCTTGGAGTTGGTTTTTTGAGAAGCTGACAGAGATCGTAGAAGATGGCTCCGATTTATCTATTGTGTCTGATAGAGCAAATCAAATATGTGTTGCTAAAGATAAGTGGTATCCTCTTTCACACCATGGGTGCTGCCTCGTACACCTACAGAGAAACGTCgacgcaaaattcaaaaaaaggaATCAGAAGCAAATGGTTGGCAGGGCAGCCGAGGTATTCAAGGTATCCCACTTTAAGAGACTTTACGCGGAGATCAAACTTACAGATAAGCGCTGTTGGGATTATCTTGAGAAGATCGATCCTAGACATTGGACAAGGTCACACTTTGAGGGCGAGCGGTACAATCTAATGAGCTCGAATATAGCTGAGTCTCTCAACAAAGCACTAGTTCATGCGCGCGATTCCCCGATAATGGCGCTATTTGAGTTCATCAGACGTATGATTAGTCGTTGGTTTGTGAGTATACAGCGAAAGATATCGAAAATGAGTGGTGAGATCCCCCTCTGTCTGCTTTTGAATTTGAG GTCTTGCACATGTCTTGAATTCCAGAAAGTTGGAATACCATGTCGACATGCCATTGCTGCGGCTATGTTTCGGGACTTGCAGCACTCAGAGTTCGTTGCAGACGCCTATCTAAAAAAGACATGGAATGAAACAACAAAGGGTGTTACACTCCCGGTTCCAGATCCGCAAGATCTTTTCATACCTTCGGAGGTTAGTGACCTTATCATGTTACCACCAAAGACGAAGAGACCCCCAGGACGTCCACCGACCAAGCGTAAACGTTCTGCAGGAGAAATACCGGTACGACCTAATCTCATCTGA
- the LOC125585210 gene encoding uncharacterized protein LOC125585210 yields MLTVWSHPESYVLPPEEQGGKASPTNSEDYKTPPEDDPMTECRTPDVGNSKLSRYLTRSLKKAELEGKCIPISSTKKDDLQTKRIPRRSTKIGGVYTPDKRLKKLFQSCKKPKYTPLADLEKAQFQEFQSILREKPAQEFEIVIGIHVSNKFFLSLARPTNWVSTEHISVLISMLVRRHGRNYLSRRCRFVDYFSIAGIISKFAEFEKASDKLGFNWGGLVSFSFTGKTPRRNDKKVLLVDVDRVYAPMMWGKDHWVGLVINLTCRQVEILDCNIPLNESDNEVNKHMAYLLRALPHVLAAFSPPSDSSHPEEDQAFSWVRPDNIYFNERSGDCGPCAVKFLEMHAAGYSYEDMGQIDDKKVDIFRQKYAMDTYEEFIGNAKVQNDG; encoded by the exons ATGCTTACCGTTTGGTCTCATCCTGAATCTTACGTCCTTCCGCCGGAGGAACAAGGTGGTAAAGCGTCACCGACAAATTCTGAAGATTACAAGACACCGCCAGAGGATGATCCGATGACTGAATGTCGCACACCAGACGTTGGGAATTCGAAGCTGAGTCGATATCTGACTAGGTCATTAAAAAAAGCAGAGCTAGAAGGGAAATGTATTCCAATAAGCTCAACCAAAAAAGATGACCTCCAGACGAAGCGTATTCCGAGACGTTCAACAAAGATTGGAGGAGTGTACACCCCAGACAAGAGATTGAAGAAGCTTTTCCAAAGCTGCAAGAAACCCAAATATACGCCCTTAGCAGACTTGGAGAAAGCGCAGTTTCAAGAGTTTCAGTCAATTCTCCGCGAGAAACCGGCACA GGAATTCGAAATTGTTATTGGGATCCATGTCTCAAATAAGTTCTTCCTGTCGTTGGCGCGGCCAACAAATTGGGTCAGTACCGAG CACATTTCTGTGCTAATTAGTATGCTAGTAAGGCGACATGGACGCAATTATCTGAGTCGGAGGTGCAGATTTGTAGACTACTTCAGTATTGCGGGCATCATATCAAAGTTCGCAGAGTTCGAGAAGGCCTCAGATAAATTGGGATTCAACTGGGGAGGGCTTGTCAGTTTCAGTTTCACCGGAAAAACGCCGCGTCGGAATGACAAGAAGGTGTTGTTGGTTGATGTGGACAGGGTGTACGCCCCAATGATGTGGGGAAAAGATCATTGGGTTGGTCTTGTGATCAACTTGACATGCAGACAAGTGGAGATTTTGGACTGCAACATTCCCCTTAATGAGTCCGATAATGAGGTGAACAAGCACATGGCTTATCTTCTACGCGCATTGCCTCATGTCTTAGCTGCGTTTTCGCCTCCTTCCGATAGTAGTCATCCTGAAGAAGACCAAGCATTTTCATGGGTGCGTCCAGACAATATTTACTTCAACGAAAGGTCTGGCGACTGTGGACCATGCGCGGTCAAATTTCTGGAAATGCATGCAGCGGGATACTCCTATGAGGATATGGGGCAGATCGATGACAAAAAGGTGGACATATTCCGTCAGAAATACGCGATGGATACCTATGAAGAATTTATTGGAAACGCAAAAGTTCAAAACGATGGTTGA
- the LOC125585975 gene encoding uncharacterized protein LOC125585975, translating to MVSPSSITPSRRVTRSQCASDREANPKKILRLGKTVSRYAVSSTESELQEPASTDQEEAASTEPEFIVTTPTFPERMFARNCYPGKPRLNIYSKASIIGSLVKLLRGSPEMNCLLGSQFGALFHLPVSRCSNSAKLVHSLLSRQLVTMRLYELWFLFADKPLRFSLREFGDITGLKCEPEREKVGNGSESIDATPGRMWKELFETEDEDVTVPDVLRMLEQPSLPEWKRLPLALIALVDGLLVCGHKLLRVTPAYVEMLEDTRSFLQYPWGREAFVSTLSRLRPPQPSDPSKMDKSLSVMRLRLKQQSTACYGFPLALQLFAFKAIPSLLEKIPEPNKTTSFLQEPEGCDSTNALLNFEDILLVETQTEVIVTYSIPDEGGDPKWKKEVIDPQIDNLVRRMREGHEFKATDFRGGDSSLPPLKPAEKAEGVGVKKKCQKPSNRFGKACDEPGSSTQAPQRPIRPRRGICKQAEPGNLSDKEQELKEWIRVELKTQLGKLRNEIFDWLHHDRGGSFTVPQNTAAGKTNRDKSHADPTGMEGPKKRRPFSGDGNDEAEIFWSDSKKHKKNNGDGFSDDETMRMHDNHCDGRTPNARFWEKVDSMAGEGPSFSKSANIP from the exons ATGGTATCCCCCTCCAGCATAACGCCCTCGAGGAGGGTGACTCGTAGTCAATGCGCCAGTGATAGAGAAGCAAATCCCAAGAAAATTCTCCGACTAGGCAAAACTGTGTCTCGTTATGCAG TATCTAGCACGGAGTCCGAACTACAGGAACCTGCATCCACCGACCAAGAAGAAGCTGCATCCACCGAGCCGGAATTTATTGTCACCACGCCGACTTTCCCGGAAAGAATGTTCGCACGTAATTGCTATCCTGGCAAACCTCGACTGAACATCTATTCAAAGGCGAGTATCATTGGATCGTTAGTGAAGTTGCTAAGAGGCTCCCCTGAAATGAATTGTCTGCTAGGAAGTCAGTTTGGAGCTCTGTTCCACTTACCTGTATCGCGCTGCTCAAACTCTGCGAAACTTGTACATTCTCTCCTCAGCCGTCAGCTGGTTACGATGCGCCTATATGAGCTCTGGTTCTTGTTTGCAGACAAGCCACTACGCTTTTCTCTGCGTGAGTTCGGAGACATCACGGGGCTGAAATGCGAGCCTGAAAGGGAAAAAGTTGGAAACGGGTCAGAATCTATCGATGCCACACCTGGACGTATGTGGAAAGAGTTGTTTGAAACTGAAGATGAAGACGTGACTGTACCAGATGTTCTTCGTATGCTTGAACAGCCTAGTCTTCCTGAGTGGAAGCGGTTGCCACTAGCTCTCATTGCGCTTGTAGATGGGCTCCTGGTTTGTGGTCACAAACTTCTTCGTGTGACGCCTGCTTACGTCGAGATGCTGGAAGACACCAGATCATTTCTTCaatatccatgggggagagagGCATTCGTCAGCACTCTGTCTAGATTGAGACCACCTCAACCTTCTGATCCTTCTAAAATGGATAAATCCCTTTCGGTCATGCGCCTTCGTTTGAAACAGCAGTCAACAGCGTGTTATGGGTTCCCTCTGGCGCTGCAACTTTTTGCTTTTAAAGCTATCCCCTCATTGCTTGAGAAAATTCCCGAACCTAATAAAACCACTTCTTTCTTGCAAGAACCAGAAGGATGCGACTCAACAAATGCACTTCTGAATTTTGAAGACATACTTCTGGTGGAAACCCAAACTGAG GTTATTGTTACGTATTCAATCCCAGATGAAGGTGGGGATCCAAAGTGGAAGAAAGAAGTAATCGATCCCCAAATAGATAACTTAGTTCGTCGAATGCGGGAAGGGCACGAGTTCAAAGCAACAGACTTTAGAGGAGGTGATTCATCCCTTCCACCTCTGAAGCCAGCCGAAAAGGCTGAAGGTGTTGGTGTCAAAAAGAAGTGTCAAAAGCCGTCTAATCGGTTTGGGAAAGCATGTGATGAACCTGGAAGTTCGACTCAGGCGCCTCAGCGTCCTATTCGACCTCGTCGTGGGATATGTAAACAGGCTGAACCAGGAAACTTATCAGATAAGGAGCAAGAGCTGAAAGAGTGGATACGAGTTGAACTGAAAACGCAGTTGGGTAAATTGCGGAACGAGATTTTTGACTGGTTGCATCATGATAGGGGAGGCTCGTTCACGGTTCCGCAAAACACAGCAGCCGGTAAAACAAACAGAGACAAAAGTCACGCTGACCCTACCGGCATGGAAGGTCCAAAGAAGCGACGTCCGTTCAGTGGTGATGGTAATGATGAagctgaaatattttggtctgATAGTAAgaaacacaagaagaacaacGGCGATGGGTTTAGCGACGATGAGACGATGAGAATGCATGATAATCATTGTGATGGCCGTACGCCAAATGCTCGCTTCTGGGAAAAG GTAGATTCAATGGCGGGCGAAGGCCCCTCTTTCTCGAAGTCGGCAAACATTCCATAA
- the LOC106393289 gene encoding F-box protein At3g62230, with translation MDSRRNRDRLSTLPEHLLVPIISNLPFEEAVRTSVLAKPWKHLYHGTTNVSFKESEFVKRTVSSSEESLNEARAAFVRFVVNWASRFSGDVIQSFELRLSKPFGFEAEIKHLIEFAVSKQVKILVLDFSDLSCTASNQARPAVLFQLPECVYNQTAIESLKLFACDFDPLRLANPCSFKSVCFGHTQLGRIMTLLSKSPLLESLTVRNCWNVNLESITGVNNRLRELVFENCDFGTEYTLLDLPNIKIFKYTGSFHYFQFLTVNRRMEEAYLDYGAETDDEIGQLFCDVLYDLLSARKLTVCPFLIKAIKDSDDPVKLNAPMETRHLVIKTSLSPDEFVGIRLMINSCPELETLTLQMLPPVPVARTNPGFNPKSYWAFPISHKCLKKTLKVVEVRNFSGGTYELIVLRYLIRSGRVLERVDLYLPVGTSESEKSSVRATMSTLGDEGVASSKRLRIRQHDG, from the coding sequence ATGGATTCAAGAAGAAACCGAGACAGGTTATCTACTTTACCGGAACACCTCTTGGTCCCGATTATCTCTAACCTGCCTTTCGAGGAAGCCGTGAGGACCAGTGTCCTCGCTAAGCCGTGGAAACATCTTTATCACGGAACAACCAACGTCTCTTTCAAAGAGTCCGAGTTCGTGAAACGCACCGTTTCCAGCAGTGAAGAATCCTTAAACGAGGCTAGGGCTGCGTTCGTTCGCTTTGTGGTTAACTGGGCCTCAAGATTTTCCGGTGACGTCATCCAAAGTTTCGAACTTCGTCTCTCCAAACCATTTGGATTCGAAGCCGAGATCAAGCACTTGATCGAATTCGCAGTCTCCAAACAAGTCAAGATTCTAGTTCTCGACTTCTCCGACCTTTCTTGCACCGCAAGTAACCAAGCGAGACCAGCGGTTCTGTTTCAGTTGCCGGAATGTGTATACAATCAAACCGCCATCGAGTCGTTGAAGCTATTCGCGTGCGATTTCGACCCGTTGAGGCTCGCGAACCCGTGCTCATTCAAAAGCGTCTGTTTTGGTCATACCCAACTCGGAAGGATCATGACTTTGCTATCAAAGTCTCCTCTTCTCGAGAGTCTAACCGTTCGAAACTGCTGGAACGTTAATCTCGAATCGATAACCGGAGTTAACAACCGGTTAAGGGAACTGGTTTTCGAGAATTGCGATTTCGGTACAGAGTACACTCTCCTCGACTTGCCGAATATCAAAATCTTCAAGTACACTGGAAGTTTCCATTACTTTCAGTTCCTGACAGTGAATAGGAGAATGGAGGAAGCGTACTTGGATTACGGAGCGGAGACGGACGACGAGATTGGACAACTTTTCTGTGATGTACTTTACGATCTTTTGTCGGCTAGGAAGCTAACGGTGTGTCCTTTTCTTATTAAGGCAATTAAAGATAGTGACGATCCGGTTAAGTTGAATGCGCCGATGGAGACGAGACATTTGGTGATCAAGACGAGTCTTTCTCCGGACGAGTTCGTTGGGATTAGGCTCATGATCAATAGCTGTCCTGAGTTGGAGACTCTCACTCTCCAGATGCTTCCTCCTGTGCCTGTGGCAAGGACCAATCCTGGATTCAATCCGAAGTCGTATTGGGCGTTTCCAATTAGTCACAAGTGTTTGAAGAAGACGCTTAAGGTTGTTGAGGTGAGGAATTTTAGTGGAGGTACGTACGAGTTGATTGTTTTAAGGTATTTGATTCGGTCGGGTCGTGTGTTGGAGAGGGTCGACCTTTATTTGCCGGTGGGAACGTCGGAGAGTGAAAAGAGTTCGGTACGTGCGACAATGAGTACACTGGGGGACGAGGGCGTGGCGTCTTCGAAGCGTTTACGGATTCGTCAACACGATGGTTGA
- the LOC106393288 gene encoding probable receptor-like protein kinase At2g47060, translating to MKGVKEAKPGPLLSWHQRVSIVAGAARGLEYLHEKANPHIFHRDIKSSNILIFGDGVAKIAEFDLSNEADMALHSSRILGTFSYHAPDEYAMTEQRSAKSDVYSFGVVLLELLTGRKPVDHTLPRGKQSLVTWATPKLCADKVMQCVDSGLGGDYPPEAVAKV from the exons ATGAAAGGTGTGAAGGAAGCAAAGCCAGGTCCACTCTTGTCGTGGCATCAACGAGTAAGTATTGTAGCTGGTGCAGCAAGAGGGCTTGAGTACTTACATGAAAAGGCGAACCCACATATCTTTCACCGTGACATAAAGTCCAGCAATATTCTAATCTTTGGTGATGGTGTAGCTAAAATCGCTGAGTTTGATCTTTCAAACGAAGCTGATATGGCACTTCATTCGAGTCGTATTCTTGGAACCTTTAGTTATCATGCCCCTGATGA ATATGCAATGACTGAGCAACGGAGTGCAAAGAGTGATGTGTACAGCTTCGGTGTTGTATTGCTCGAGCTTCTAACAGGTCGAAAGCCCGTTGATCATACATTGCCTCGAGGCAAGCAAAGTTTAGTCACATGG GCTACACCAAAGCTGTGTGCAGACAAAGTAATGCAGTGTGTTGATTCAGGACTCGGAGGAGATTACCCTCCAGAAGCTGTTGCTAAGGTATAA